One genomic region from Curtobacterium sp. 9128 encodes:
- a CDS encoding MFS transporter has translation MTVAPARPEAERERLSGARIPLLVGSLIVAVLAFQLNASLLTPAIPSMAADLHASAGVVSQVQSLFFLSGSVLGMVVSRWSDTIGRRRALLVTMAALLVGTLLTVTAPSLPLLLTGRVLQGTSSAALTIAFLVLSEELTAKQFGISVGVVTAVNGGLGGLDGYIGGAITDAFGWRAVFVVILVVAVLGTLSVLAFVPRVRRSAARRMDWLGATILGAFLVGFSQFVSEVPSRGIADPLTLVWLTVAVVAAVAFVLVERRVAQPLIAVPALRARTAWPVLMCTFLTLSGVFASTNFTVVVLSQDGANGFGLNAAMSGLLFLTPTAVAGLLTAPAAGWIAQRIGWVRSLRMATGAILLISIALALFALDKWVAFGLLIVMGVFYLGLYQATANGLSVLNAPADAPGSLPGIHGACFGLGAGTGVALVGPAVSAGTPEGYHLALWISVALTAAAFAAALVLRPTPNALPAGARPEGAATA, from the coding sequence ATGACTGTCGCCCCCGCTCGCCCCGAAGCGGAACGCGAGCGCCTGTCCGGCGCTCGCATCCCCCTGCTGGTCGGATCGCTCATCGTCGCGGTGCTCGCGTTCCAGCTGAACGCGAGTCTGCTCACCCCGGCCATCCCGTCGATGGCCGCGGACCTGCACGCTTCGGCCGGTGTGGTGTCCCAGGTGCAGTCGCTGTTCTTCCTGTCCGGGTCGGTGCTCGGGATGGTGGTGTCGCGCTGGTCGGACACCATCGGGCGGCGCCGCGCGCTCCTGGTGACGATGGCCGCGCTGCTCGTGGGGACGCTGTTGACGGTCACGGCACCGTCGCTCCCCCTCCTGCTGACCGGCCGCGTGCTGCAGGGGACGTCGTCGGCAGCGCTGACGATCGCGTTCCTGGTGCTGTCGGAGGAGCTCACGGCGAAGCAGTTCGGCATCTCGGTCGGGGTCGTGACTGCGGTGAACGGCGGCCTCGGCGGGCTCGACGGGTACATCGGCGGTGCGATCACCGATGCGTTCGGCTGGCGGGCGGTGTTCGTCGTGATCCTGGTCGTCGCGGTGCTCGGGACGCTGTCGGTGCTGGCGTTCGTGCCGCGGGTCCGCCGGAGCGCGGCTCGCCGGATGGACTGGCTGGGCGCGACGATCCTCGGTGCGTTCCTGGTCGGGTTCTCGCAGTTCGTCAGCGAGGTGCCGTCCCGCGGGATCGCCGACCCGCTGACGCTGGTGTGGCTGACGGTCGCGGTCGTGGCAGCCGTCGCGTTCGTGCTCGTCGAGCGGCGGGTGGCCCAGCCGCTCATCGCGGTCCCGGCGCTCCGGGCTCGAACGGCGTGGCCGGTGCTGATGTGCACGTTCCTGACGCTGTCCGGGGTGTTCGCGTCGACGAACTTCACCGTCGTCGTGCTGAGCCAGGACGGCGCGAACGGCTTCGGCCTGAACGCGGCGATGTCCGGGCTGCTCTTCCTCACCCCGACCGCCGTCGCCGGGCTGCTGACGGCGCCGGCCGCCGGGTGGATCGCCCAGCGCATCGGCTGGGTGCGGTCGCTCCGCATGGCCACCGGTGCGATCCTGCTGATCTCGATCGCGCTCGCGCTCTTCGCCCTCGACAAGTGGGTCGCGTTCGGGTTGCTCATCGTGATGGGCGTCTTCTACCTCGGGCTGTACCAGGCGACGGCGAACGGCCTGTCGGTGCTGAACGCCCCCGCCGACGCTCCGGGTTCCCTGCCCGGGATCCACGGTGCATGCTTCGGACTGGGAGCCGGCACCGGTGTGGCCCTGGTCGGCCCTGCGGTCAGCGCCGGCACGCCAGAGGGGTACCACCTGGCGCTCTGGATCTCCGTCGCCCTCACCGCCGCCGCGTTCGCCGCAGCGCTCGTCCTCCGTCCCACCCCGAACGCTCTGCCCGCCGGAGCCCGCCCCGAAGGAGCCGCAACCGCATGA
- a CDS encoding TetR/AcrR family transcriptional regulator yields the protein MSATSTTRPGGRSSRVLSAVYSAVGALVGEGAERITFPVIAERAGVNPTTLYRRWGDVDELLEEVAVAALTRDGDELPDTGTLAGDLTEWALIVTRDITRPERARYLRAMVAARQDVVAHCEVTDTRLEQASALIRRAEGRGEAVPTAEQVLDHVIAPLYYRVAFALPVDEERPRRLVRDVLRMVAPSR from the coding sequence ATGTCCGCGACGTCGACGACCAGGCCAGGTGGGCGGAGCAGCCGCGTGCTCTCCGCCGTCTACTCGGCCGTCGGCGCGCTCGTGGGCGAGGGGGCCGAGCGCATCACGTTCCCCGTCATCGCCGAGCGCGCTGGCGTCAACCCGACGACGCTCTACCGACGATGGGGTGACGTCGACGAGCTCCTCGAGGAGGTCGCGGTCGCGGCCCTCACCCGCGACGGCGACGAGCTCCCCGACACGGGCACCCTCGCAGGCGACCTGACCGAGTGGGCGCTGATCGTCACGCGCGACATCACCCGGCCGGAGCGCGCTCGGTACCTCCGGGCGATGGTGGCCGCCCGCCAGGACGTCGTCGCGCACTGCGAGGTGACCGACACCCGTCTCGAGCAGGCATCGGCGCTCATTCGCCGCGCCGAGGGCCGGGGCGAGGCCGTGCCGACCGCCGAGCAGGTCCTCGACCACGTCATCGCGCCGCTGTACTACCGTGTCGCCTTCGCCCTGCCGGTCGACGAGGAGCGCCCGCGGCGCCTGGTCCGCGACGTCCTCCGCATGGTCGCGCCGAGCCGGTAG
- a CDS encoding MFS transporter, producing MVFPRPVAFLVAGATGAATLTAASAPSPLYPVYQRLFGFSAFTLTLVFAVYVGALLVALLTVGSLSDRIGRRPVASGAMVLLALGMLLFVVAGGTGGLIVARVVQGFAVGAATGTVTAMILDAAKDPRRGSIVSSAVPSLGITIGAVLAGALVEFAPFPRQLVFWVLAAAYLLLAVLVWWIPERTRPASTDQGPLWRALLPSAALPSVVRPAFLALVPSIVATWALSGLSLSLGSSVIGTLLGVHSHFVVGLVLGAFFVAGTIGGAVSTILPPSTRQWFGYGTLAGGVVVMLVAVMATALPIYVVGSAIAGLGFGSTFQYAVTTLGAAAPQDQRGQVFATMYIVSYAAFSVPALAAGLATAAVGLEPTVLAYGAFVVVLVLVAVIAGPRTRRSPAAR from the coding sequence ATGGTGTTCCCTCGCCCGGTCGCGTTCCTGGTCGCCGGAGCCACCGGTGCTGCGACCCTGACGGCCGCTTCAGCGCCGTCGCCGCTCTACCCCGTGTACCAGCGGCTCTTCGGGTTCTCGGCGTTCACGCTGACGTTGGTCTTCGCCGTCTACGTCGGAGCGCTCCTCGTGGCCCTGCTCACGGTGGGGTCGCTCTCCGATCGGATCGGACGTCGACCCGTGGCGTCCGGGGCGATGGTGCTGCTCGCGCTCGGCATGCTGCTCTTCGTGGTCGCCGGCGGGACCGGCGGGCTCATCGTCGCCCGGGTCGTGCAGGGGTTCGCGGTGGGCGCGGCGACCGGCACGGTCACGGCGATGATCCTCGACGCCGCCAAGGACCCGCGGCGAGGGTCGATCGTCAGCAGCGCTGTCCCGTCGCTCGGCATCACGATCGGCGCGGTCCTGGCGGGAGCACTCGTCGAGTTCGCGCCGTTCCCGCGCCAGCTCGTGTTCTGGGTCCTCGCGGCCGCGTACCTGCTCCTCGCCGTGCTCGTCTGGTGGATCCCGGAGCGCACCCGACCGGCATCGACCGATCAGGGACCGCTCTGGCGCGCACTCCTGCCGAGCGCGGCGCTGCCGTCCGTCGTCCGCCCGGCGTTCCTCGCGCTCGTCCCGTCGATCGTCGCGACGTGGGCGCTGTCCGGCCTGTCGTTGTCACTCGGGTCGTCGGTCATCGGCACGCTGCTCGGGGTGCACAGTCACTTCGTCGTGGGACTGGTGCTCGGGGCGTTCTTCGTCGCGGGGACGATCGGCGGCGCGGTCTCGACGATCCTGCCGCCGTCGACCCGGCAGTGGTTCGGGTACGGGACGCTCGCCGGCGGCGTGGTGGTCATGCTCGTGGCGGTCATGGCGACAGCCCTGCCGATCTACGTCGTGGGGTCCGCGATCGCCGGGCTGGGCTTCGGCAGCACGTTCCAGTACGCCGTCACGACGCTCGGCGCGGCTGCTCCCCAGGACCAGCGCGGCCAGGTGTTCGCGACGATGTACATCGTCAGCTACGCGGCGTTCAGCGTGCCGGCGCTCGCGGCCGGCCTCGCCACCGCGGCGGTCGGGCTCGAGCCCACCGTGCTCGCGTACGGGGCGTTCGTGGTCGTCCTGGTCCTGGTCGCGGTCATCGCCGGGCCGCGAACGCGTCGATCGCCCGCTGCGCGATGA
- a CDS encoding GNAT family N-acetyltransferase yields the protein MPPDIRALDSSDVDALQALLEATPDYSEQVTGYPPGPSDALSALIAVPPGYDPAGKRGVGLWADGELTAFGDVLIGYPDPRTAYLGLLIVRGDRRRRGHGRTLHDALLADVRTAGASVVRAGIVDSVEREAAPFLRSLGYEPTGEQKPYRYDHLVSVTRFWELEVG from the coding sequence ATGCCGCCCGACATCCGCGCGCTCGACAGCTCCGACGTCGACGCCCTCCAGGCGTTGCTCGAGGCGACCCCGGACTACTCCGAGCAGGTCACCGGCTACCCGCCGGGACCGTCGGACGCGCTGAGCGCCCTCATCGCGGTCCCTCCCGGGTACGACCCGGCGGGCAAACGGGGCGTCGGGCTCTGGGCCGACGGGGAGCTGACCGCGTTCGGAGACGTCCTGATCGGCTACCCGGATCCCCGCACCGCGTACCTCGGCCTGCTCATCGTCCGGGGCGATCGCCGACGGCGTGGACACGGCCGTACCCTCCACGACGCCCTGCTCGCCGACGTCCGCACGGCCGGTGCCTCCGTCGTGCGGGCCGGGATCGTGGACAGCGTCGAGCGCGAGGCCGCTCCGTTCCTCCGTTCTCTGGGCTACGAACCGACCGGTGAGCAGAAGCCGTACCGATACGACCACCTCGTCAGCGTCACCCGCTTCTGGGAGCTCGAGGTGGGGTGA
- a CDS encoding phosphotransferase, whose protein sequence is MSNEAVGEPWFRAVLGVVGATTQHVAPLAGGSVNHTLRVERVDASPIVLRFPVDPLREDEFPVEAWAMAEAAQVGIPVAAPVLHGVEAGIPFAISEYIEPDPRPIEQPWAWLGRYAVAVGTIPLDRAPVSLYSRFGPDLRQAWAAHLDYNLAALVEDDPLRRDGAYASAADVRALLEPLTREEVEFGLAHGDLAPRNLISRGPDEPPVLIDWGAAETGPTPWTDARRVFRWAFVDGSITGQEYDEFVASAGLGSDAARRTLAAMTALHLVDVTRWARYRRPDLYDEYLSQCRAGLGRIREEVGRA, encoded by the coding sequence GTGTCCAACGAAGCGGTCGGCGAACCGTGGTTCCGTGCGGTCCTGGGGGTGGTCGGTGCCACGACGCAGCACGTGGCCCCGCTCGCGGGCGGTTCGGTCAACCACACCCTCCGGGTGGAACGAGTCGATGCGTCTCCGATCGTCCTGCGGTTCCCCGTCGATCCGCTCCGCGAGGACGAGTTCCCCGTCGAGGCGTGGGCTATGGCGGAAGCGGCGCAGGTCGGCATCCCGGTTGCGGCACCCGTCCTGCACGGCGTCGAGGCCGGCATCCCGTTCGCGATCTCGGAGTACATCGAGCCCGATCCGCGTCCGATCGAGCAGCCGTGGGCTTGGCTCGGTCGGTACGCGGTGGCGGTCGGCACTATCCCGCTCGACAGGGCGCCGGTGTCGCTGTACTCACGGTTCGGGCCCGACCTACGCCAGGCCTGGGCAGCGCACCTGGACTACAACCTCGCCGCACTCGTCGAGGACGACCCCCTCCGACGAGACGGCGCGTACGCATCGGCCGCGGACGTCCGAGCACTGCTCGAACCGCTGACCCGCGAGGAGGTCGAGTTCGGGCTCGCGCACGGAGACCTCGCCCCGCGGAACCTCATCTCGCGCGGTCCCGACGAGCCGCCCGTGCTCATCGACTGGGGTGCCGCCGAGACCGGCCCGACGCCCTGGACGGACGCGCGACGAGTGTTCCGGTGGGCCTTCGTCGACGGGTCCATCACCGGTCAGGAGTACGACGAGTTCGTCGCCAGCGCCGGACTCGGGTCGGATGCTGCTCGACGAACGCTGGCCGCGATGACGGCACTGCACCTCGTCGACGTCACCCGGTGGGCCCGCTACCGGCGTCCGGACCTGTACGACGAGTACCTCTCGCAGTGTCGCGCCGGGCTCGGGCGCATCCGGGAGGAGGTCGGACGTGCGTGA
- a CDS encoding GNAT family N-acetyltransferase — protein MTHDDVTLSWRTPVEDRELVELTAAHGGTPEAGWWDRVRPHSLGWVAARTPDGALVGFVNVAWDGGDHAFLIDTKTHPSHQHQGLGTAVARHAVAETRAAGCEWLFVDYSADMAPFYEDACGFAPTRAGLVHLR, from the coding sequence ATGACGCACGACGACGTGACACTCAGCTGGCGGACCCCCGTCGAGGACCGGGAGCTCGTGGAACTCACCGCCGCGCACGGTGGGACCCCCGAGGCCGGGTGGTGGGACCGCGTCCGACCGCACTCGCTCGGCTGGGTCGCTGCTCGAACGCCTGACGGAGCGCTCGTGGGCTTCGTCAACGTCGCGTGGGACGGCGGCGACCACGCGTTCCTCATCGACACGAAGACGCACCCGTCGCACCAGCACCAGGGACTCGGCACCGCGGTCGCCCGGCACGCCGTCGCCGAGACGCGCGCTGCCGGGTGCGAGTGGCTCTTCGTCGACTACAGCGCCGACATGGCCCCGTTCTACGAGGACGCGTGTGGGTTCGCTCCGACCCGGGCGGGCCTCGTCCACCTCCGCTGA
- a CDS encoding MOSC domain-containing protein produces the protein MSGELEDEAGVVAVSRDGEHRFSKSVVDEVTLVAGWGIEGDAHAGTTVQHRSRVARDPSQPNLRQVHLIHAELFDEVADAGYTVEPGQMGENVTTRGVDLLGLPTGTLLHLGDEACVRVTGLRNPCQQINDFESGLLREVLGRAEDGSVERKGGVMSVVVTGGTVRPGDRIRVELPTGERQPLAPV, from the coding sequence ATGAGCGGGGAACTCGAGGACGAAGCAGGGGTGGTCGCGGTGAGTCGCGACGGCGAGCACCGGTTCAGCAAGTCGGTGGTGGACGAAGTCACGCTCGTCGCGGGGTGGGGCATCGAGGGCGACGCGCACGCCGGCACGACCGTGCAGCACCGCTCCCGGGTGGCACGGGACCCGTCGCAACCGAACCTGCGTCAGGTGCACCTGATCCATGCCGAGCTGTTCGACGAGGTCGCGGATGCCGGATACACGGTCGAGCCGGGCCAGATGGGCGAGAACGTCACGACCCGCGGGGTCGATCTGCTCGGGCTGCCGACCGGCACGCTGCTCCACCTCGGCGACGAGGCGTGCGTCCGGGTCACGGGGCTGCGGAACCCGTGCCAGCAGATCAACGACTTCGAGTCGGGTCTCCTCCGCGAGGTGCTCGGCCGAGCGGAGGACGGTTCGGTCGAACGCAAGGGCGGCGTCATGAGCGTCGTCGTGACCGGCGGGACCGTCCGACCGGGAGACCGCATCCGGGTCGAGCTCCCGACGGGTGAACGACAGCCGCTCGCCCCGGTCTGA